The following are encoded together in the Bacillus cereus group sp. RP43 genome:
- the sufB gene encoding Fe-S cluster assembly protein SufB: MAKQLPDIGDYKYGFKDKDVSIFRAGRGLTKEIVEEISRMKEEPQWMLDFRLKSLDKFYEMPMPQWGGDLNDLDFDEITYYVKPSEKSEKSWDEVPEEIKATFDKLGIPEAEQKYLAGVSAQYESEVVYHNMKEDLEALGIVFKDTDSALKENEDIFREHFGKIIPPTDNKFSALNSAVWSGGSFIYVPKGIKVDTPLQAYFRINSENMGQFERTLIIVDEGAHVHYVEGCTAPVYTTNSLHSAVVEIIIKKDAYCRYTTIQNWANNVYNLVTKRAVCEENATMEWIDGNIGSKLTMKYPAVILKGEGARGLTLSIAIAGKGQHQDAGAKMIHLAPNTSSTIVSKSIAKHGGKVTYRGIVQFGPKAKNSRSNIECDTLIMDNQSTSDTIPYNEIKNDYVSLEHEAKVSKVSEEQLFYLMSRGISEQEATEMIVMGFIEPFTRELPMEYAVEMNRLIKFEMEGSIG; this comes from the coding sequence ATGGCGAAGCAACTGCCAGATATCGGCGATTATAAGTATGGTTTCAAAGACAAAGACGTTTCGATTTTCCGTGCTGGACGCGGTTTAACAAAAGAGATCGTTGAAGAGATTTCACGTATGAAAGAAGAACCACAGTGGATGTTAGACTTCCGTTTAAAATCACTGGATAAGTTCTATGAAATGCCAATGCCACAATGGGGCGGCGACTTAAACGACTTAGATTTCGATGAAATTACGTACTACGTAAAACCATCTGAGAAATCGGAGAAGTCTTGGGATGAAGTACCTGAGGAAATTAAAGCGACATTTGATAAATTAGGTATTCCTGAAGCTGAGCAAAAATATTTAGCTGGTGTATCTGCACAGTACGAATCTGAAGTTGTATACCACAACATGAAAGAAGACCTAGAAGCTCTAGGAATCGTCTTCAAAGATACAGATAGCGCATTAAAAGAGAACGAAGATATTTTCCGCGAGCATTTCGGAAAAATAATCCCACCAACAGACAACAAATTCTCTGCATTAAACTCTGCAGTTTGGTCTGGTGGATCATTCATCTACGTTCCAAAAGGTATTAAAGTTGATACACCACTTCAAGCGTATTTCCGTATTAACTCTGAAAATATGGGACAATTCGAGCGTACGCTTATCATCGTAGACGAAGGCGCGCATGTACACTACGTAGAAGGTTGTACAGCACCTGTTTACACAACTAACTCACTTCATAGTGCAGTAGTTGAAATCATCATTAAGAAAGATGCATATTGCCGTTATACAACAATCCAAAACTGGGCGAACAACGTATACAACCTAGTTACAAAACGTGCGGTTTGTGAAGAAAACGCAACGATGGAATGGATTGACGGTAACATCGGATCTAAATTAACGATGAAATACCCAGCAGTTATCTTAAAAGGCGAAGGCGCTCGTGGTTTAACATTATCTATCGCGATTGCTGGTAAAGGCCAACACCAAGATGCTGGTGCGAAAATGATTCACTTAGCACCAAACACATCTTCAACAATCGTTTCTAAATCGATTGCGAAGCATGGTGGTAAAGTAACTTACCGTGGTATTGTACAATTCGGACCAAAAGCGAAAAACTCTCGTTCTAACATCGAGTGTGACACGTTAATCATGGATAACCAGTCTACATCTGATACAATTCCTTATAACGAAATCAAAAACGATTACGTTTCACTTGAGCATGAAGCGAAAGTATCTAAAGTATCAGAAGAACAATTATTCTACCTAATGAGCCGCGGTATTTCTGAGCAAGAAGCTACAGAAATGATCGTAATGGGCTTCATCGAGCCATTCACTCGCGAACTTCCAATGGAATACGCAGTTGAAATGAACCGCCTAATCAAGTTTGAGATGGAAGGTTCTATTGGTTAA
- a CDS encoding 5'-nucleotidase C-terminal domain-containing protein has product MHLYHTNDIHSHFENWPQISRFVLGEKKRRQEAGESVLTVDIGDHVDRFHSISEATNGLGNTKLLNEALYDYVTIGNNEGITLAKEHLNRLYDDAGFEVLVANLFEKEGVRPAWAKPYKLHTTTDGITIAFIGLTVAYPEFYHMLDWHIEDPIIHLESILEEVKDTAHITVVLSHLGKSMDEYMAEHYDIDVILGAHTHHLFERGVLVNDTLLCCCEKWGHYVGHVQLTVDKETKRLLKKDGRAIKAERLGAYSEPLSTIEMLKEESKQIMAEPVVHLKESLPVDWFKETTFSHMLASALKEWCDADVGMVNAGVLLEGLNEGVVTRGDIHRICPHPINPCLLKVPGKTLREVILKARRPNMENLEVKGFGFRGKVMGKMIYDGLEVIPDMIPGNKILLEDVLINGESLELDRIYTVGTIDMFTFGYLYPELSTLSDKQYYMPELLRDVLTDMLITYTSSVKL; this is encoded by the coding sequence ATCCACCTTTATCATACAAACGATATACATAGTCATTTTGAAAATTGGCCGCAAATTTCTCGGTTTGTACTAGGGGAGAAAAAGCGAAGACAGGAAGCGGGAGAGTCCGTTTTAACTGTGGATATTGGCGATCATGTGGATCGTTTTCATAGTATTTCGGAAGCGACAAATGGGCTTGGGAATACGAAGCTTTTAAATGAGGCGTTATATGATTATGTAACGATCGGAAATAATGAAGGAATTACATTAGCGAAGGAGCATTTGAATCGTCTGTATGATGATGCTGGGTTTGAGGTGCTCGTAGCGAATTTATTTGAAAAAGAGGGTGTACGTCCGGCGTGGGCGAAGCCTTATAAATTACATACAACGACAGATGGGATTACGATTGCCTTTATTGGATTAACGGTAGCTTATCCAGAGTTTTATCATATGTTAGATTGGCATATTGAAGATCCAATCATCCATTTAGAGTCTATTTTAGAAGAAGTTAAGGATACAGCTCACATTACGGTTGTGCTTTCTCATCTTGGAAAAAGTATGGATGAGTATATGGCGGAGCATTATGATATAGATGTTATTTTAGGGGCACATACGCACCATTTATTTGAGCGTGGCGTTCTTGTAAACGATACTTTGCTTTGCTGTTGTGAAAAGTGGGGACATTACGTCGGTCACGTTCAGCTTACTGTGGATAAAGAGACGAAGAGACTGTTAAAAAAAGACGGTAGAGCGATTAAGGCAGAACGGTTAGGTGCTTATAGCGAGCCGTTATCCACAATTGAAATGCTAAAGGAAGAAAGTAAACAGATAATGGCTGAGCCTGTCGTTCATTTAAAAGAATCATTGCCAGTTGATTGGTTTAAGGAGACGACGTTTTCTCATATGTTGGCAAGTGCGCTTAAAGAGTGGTGTGATGCGGATGTTGGGATGGTGAACGCTGGTGTGCTTCTTGAGGGATTAAATGAAGGTGTTGTGACGCGCGGAGATATTCATCGAATTTGTCCACATCCAATTAATCCATGTCTATTAAAAGTACCAGGGAAAACGTTAAGAGAAGTTATTTTGAAAGCACGCCGCCCGAATATGGAGAATCTTGAGGTGAAAGGATTCGGATTTCGTGGGAAAGTAATGGGGAAAATGATTTACGATGGTTTGGAAGTGATTCCAGATATGATTCCGGGGAATAAAATTTTACTGGAGGATGTATTGATTAACGGCGAATCGCTGGAATTAGACCGTATATATACGGTAGGAACGATTGATATGTTTACATTCGGATACTTATACCCAGAGCTATCCACACTTTCTGACAAACAATATTATATGCCAGAATTACTTAGAGATGTGTTAACAGACATGTTGATAACTTATACATCTTCAGTCAAACTATAG
- a CDS encoding DUF1805 domain-containing protein, producing MVNIEPIIIDNYTFIAVSVKLPKTNLLAVMSDKGYIMCGALDVGLLNEKLGDRGIIAGRAVGVRTIEQLLEAPLESVTIEAEALGIPVGTIGKDALLKMR from the coding sequence ATGGTTAATATAGAGCCAATTATAATTGATAACTATACGTTCATTGCTGTTAGCGTCAAACTTCCAAAGACAAATTTGCTAGCTGTAATGAGCGATAAAGGATATATTATGTGCGGTGCTTTAGATGTAGGTCTTCTAAATGAGAAATTAGGTGATCGAGGAATTATTGCTGGCCGTGCGGTTGGTGTAAGAACGATTGAACAGCTTCTTGAAGCACCGCTGGAATCAGTAACAATTGAAGCCGAAGCTTTAGGCATTCCGGTAGGCACAATCGGAAAAGATGCACTATTAAAAATGAGATAA
- the yunB gene encoding sporulation protein YunB, producing MSIFRSKNSRFRRGPISFRYILLISFIIFIIMVVQGLWIVNKSIQPTLIKYGETETHKMATAVMTKAVKDRINEGFDVDSLMKVQTDRNGKVSTIDLNTKQVNEILTSTTAYIEKYLQQVEKGDTKALGIFEENGVSMSVPFGRITDNALLGNIGPDIPINFTPIGHVNTDIKQLVEPQGINNTAIKIIMEVEVTLQVMIPLRTKEIKVKQNIPIATRIVQGEVPTYYGSGGVVVPDKKKTDS from the coding sequence ATGAGCATATTTCGTTCGAAAAATTCGCGGTTTCGAAGGGGACCGATTTCCTTTCGGTATATACTGCTTATTTCGTTTATCATTTTTATCATAATGGTAGTTCAAGGATTATGGATTGTAAATAAAAGTATTCAGCCAACATTAATTAAGTATGGGGAAACAGAGACGCATAAAATGGCAACAGCAGTTATGACGAAAGCGGTAAAAGACCGAATTAATGAAGGGTTTGATGTAGATTCATTAATGAAAGTACAAACGGATAGGAACGGGAAGGTATCTACAATTGATTTAAATACAAAACAAGTAAATGAAATATTAACATCGACTACTGCATACATAGAAAAATATTTACAACAAGTAGAAAAAGGGGATACGAAAGCACTTGGTATTTTTGAAGAGAATGGGGTATCTATGTCAGTTCCTTTTGGGCGCATAACTGATAATGCGCTTCTTGGTAATATAGGACCGGATATTCCGATTAATTTTACGCCAATTGGTCATGTGAATACGGATATTAAACAGTTAGTTGAGCCACAAGGAATTAATAATACAGCGATCAAAATTATTATGGAAGTGGAAGTGACGTTACAAGTTATGATTCCGTTACGCACGAAAGAAATTAAGGTGAAGCAAAACATTCCGATTGCAACGCGCATCGTTCAAGGTGAGGTGCCTACTTATTACGGAAGTGGCGGGGTTGTTGTACCAGATAAAAAGAAAACGGATAGTTAG
- a CDS encoding M23 family metallopeptidase, which translates to MLRKISLLLSICFLLHQNIAYGEDNQQSIYEKRMALYKETEQSSGIPWYYLAAMDQYERNIRSVRKDIPKKPDAIISLYFKPEIWAGPVNSNDTLPHTISLFGGMGLDGDKDGFANSNNDRDLLHTAATILKKQGTSEDHINIMLWEYYRRAKTVELITEYARIYKHYGRINLEGNAFPLPIRSDHSYRSTFGAGRSFGGRRIHEGTDIFAGYGVPVRSTCYGVIETKGWNRLGGWRIGIRDLHNNYHYYAHLGGFSKEIQLGQIVEPGKVIGFVGSTGYGPPGTAGKFPPHLHFGMYKDNGYTEWAFDPYMHLSLWERKERANTKR; encoded by the coding sequence ATGCTTCGAAAAATTTCTCTTTTGCTTTCGATTTGCTTTCTTCTCCACCAAAACATCGCTTACGGTGAAGATAATCAGCAAAGCATATATGAAAAGCGCATGGCACTATATAAAGAAACTGAGCAATCTTCAGGCATTCCGTGGTATTACTTAGCTGCAATGGATCAATACGAAAGAAACATACGGAGCGTAAGAAAGGATATTCCGAAAAAACCAGATGCCATCATTTCCCTTTATTTCAAACCTGAAATATGGGCTGGACCTGTTAATAGTAACGATACTCTCCCCCATACGATTTCTCTATTTGGCGGAATGGGTTTAGATGGTGACAAAGATGGATTTGCAAATTCAAATAACGACCGTGATCTTCTGCATACAGCAGCAACTATTTTAAAGAAACAAGGAACGTCAGAAGACCATATTAACATTATGCTTTGGGAATATTATAGACGTGCAAAAACAGTTGAATTAATTACAGAATACGCCCGAATTTATAAACATTATGGACGTATTAATTTAGAAGGAAATGCTTTCCCTCTCCCAATTCGTAGTGATCATAGCTACCGTAGTACTTTCGGTGCTGGTAGAAGCTTTGGCGGCAGGAGGATTCATGAAGGAACCGATATTTTTGCTGGATATGGCGTACCAGTACGATCAACTTGCTATGGCGTTATTGAAACAAAAGGATGGAATCGTCTTGGCGGATGGCGCATTGGTATTCGTGACCTTCATAATAATTATCACTATTACGCTCATTTAGGCGGGTTCTCTAAGGAAATACAGCTCGGACAAATTGTCGAGCCAGGAAAAGTAATCGGATTTGTCGGTAGTACTGGTTATGGTCCTCCTGGCACAGCTGGAAAATTCCCGCCCCACTTACATTTCGGCATGTATAAAGACAATGGCTATACAGAATGGGCTTTCGATCCATATATGCATTTAAGCCTTTGGGAACGAAAAGAACGAGCAAATACAAAACGATAA
- the lipA gene encoding lipoyl synthase: MTKQTEYKRKPEWLKIKLNTNENYTGLKKMMRSKNLHTVCEEAKCPNIHECWAVRKTATFMILGAVCTRACRFCAVKTGLPTELDLQEPERVADSVVQMGLKHVVITAVARDDLKDGGAAVFAETVRAVRRKNPFTSIEVLPSDMGGVEENLKMLMDAKPDILNHNIETVRRLSNRVRARAKYDRSLEFLRRAKEMQPDIPTKSSIMVGLGETREDLIEAMDDLRANNVDILTLGQYLQPSKKHLPVLKYYPPAEFAELKEIALSKGFSHCEAGPLVRSSYHADEQVRSAKEKVAEAK, from the coding sequence ATGACAAAACAAACAGAATATAAGCGCAAGCCCGAATGGTTGAAAATTAAGTTAAACACGAATGAAAACTATACAGGCTTAAAGAAAATGATGCGTTCTAAGAATCTTCATACAGTTTGTGAAGAAGCGAAATGTCCGAATATTCATGAATGCTGGGCTGTAAGGAAAACAGCAACATTTATGATCTTAGGTGCGGTTTGTACACGTGCTTGTCGTTTTTGTGCGGTTAAAACAGGCTTACCAACTGAGCTTGATTTACAAGAACCAGAACGCGTAGCAGATTCTGTAGTACAAATGGGCTTAAAGCACGTTGTTATAACAGCGGTTGCACGTGATGATTTAAAAGACGGGGGAGCAGCTGTTTTCGCTGAAACAGTACGCGCTGTACGTCGTAAAAATCCATTCACGTCTATCGAAGTATTACCATCTGATATGGGTGGGGTAGAAGAAAACTTAAAAATGTTAATGGATGCAAAACCAGATATTTTGAACCATAACATTGAAACAGTACGTCGATTATCTAACCGAGTTCGCGCTAGAGCAAAATATGACCGTTCATTAGAGTTTTTACGTCGAGCAAAAGAAATGCAGCCTGATATTCCAACTAAATCGAGCATTATGGTGGGCTTAGGTGAAACGAGAGAAGATTTAATTGAAGCAATGGATGACTTACGTGCAAACAATGTGGATATTTTAACTCTTGGACAATACCTACAACCATCTAAGAAGCATTTACCAGTTCTTAAATATTATCCACCAGCAGAATTTGCAGAGCTTAAAGAAATTGCACTTAGCAAAGGATTTAGCCACTGTGAAGCTGGTCCACTTGTACGTTCTTCTTATCATGCGGACGAGCAAGTACGTTCTGCAAAAGAAAAAGTGGCAGAAGCGAAATAA
- a CDS encoding YbaK/EbsC family protein has product MYEDVLSLLHKTNASYEKFEHEPVLDYETDRIVRERLGLQGTPSKSLFLKSKAGAYYVLFTLEGTRLNRGEMKEITGESLSLCSPDELREETGCMPGCVAPFGYSQDVTIIVDSSIYTYKKVLITPGVPEFTIELSTEELKRILSTCQNTVLEYKKKES; this is encoded by the coding sequence ATGTACGAAGACGTACTTTCTTTACTACATAAAACAAATGCTTCTTATGAAAAATTTGAACACGAACCAGTACTTGACTATGAGACTGATCGAATCGTTCGTGAAAGGCTCGGCTTACAAGGTACGCCAAGTAAAAGCTTATTTTTAAAATCAAAAGCCGGGGCGTATTACGTATTGTTTACGTTAGAGGGAACTCGCCTCAACCGAGGAGAGATGAAAGAAATAACAGGAGAAAGCTTATCTCTCTGTTCTCCTGATGAGCTAAGAGAAGAGACTGGTTGCATGCCAGGATGTGTAGCTCCTTTCGGTTATTCACAAGATGTAACGATTATTGTGGACAGTTCAATTTATACTTACAAGAAAGTTTTAATCACACCTGGTGTACCTGAATTTACAATTGAATTATCCACAGAAGAATTAAAAAGAATTTTATCAACGTGTCAAAATACAGTTTTAGAGTATAAGAAAAAAGAGAGCTAA
- a CDS encoding histidine phosphatase family protein, translating into MKKIIVIRHCSATGQERNAELTNVGRDQANSLATFLIENHLQIEHIISSPFVRAIDSIRPYALQANLSIQEDERLAERILSTVSMDDWLQKLEYTFTNIDIAFSGGESTKQAMDRAISLIQEVLKLEHDTTLLVTHGNLLTLILKHFDHTIGFDTWKTLTNPDIYEVTLDEQSIIKRLWEAPSK; encoded by the coding sequence ATGAAAAAAATTATTGTAATCAGGCATTGTTCAGCAACTGGGCAAGAACGTAATGCCGAATTAACAAACGTAGGAAGAGACCAAGCAAACAGCCTTGCTACATTCCTCATAGAAAATCATCTACAAATAGAACATATTATTTCAAGCCCATTTGTCCGAGCTATCGATTCTATTCGGCCATATGCCCTCCAAGCTAATTTATCTATTCAAGAAGATGAACGGTTAGCAGAACGCATATTAAGCACTGTTTCAATGGATGATTGGCTTCAAAAACTAGAATACACTTTTACCAATATAGATATTGCCTTTTCGGGCGGAGAGTCAACAAAACAAGCGATGGATCGCGCCATCTCACTTATTCAGGAAGTTTTAAAACTAGAGCATGACACAACATTACTCGTTACACATGGCAACTTACTCACATTAATTTTAAAGCACTTTGATCATACTATTGGCTTTGACACATGGAAAACTTTAACGAATCCTGATATTTATGAAGTTACACTTGATGAACAATCTATCATAAAACGATTATGGGAAGCGCCATCCAAGTAA
- a CDS encoding YhfC family intramembrane metalloprotease — translation MHNIYVHTLESGESMVSNTVIASIIFQLIVSILVPIIVLVYFRKKYNINLKIVGVGVLIFIGFTQILETPFQLFMRGNPTTAEFLKNPFIFSIFGGLTAGIFEELGRFVAFYYLLKKYRDYKDGLAYGIGHGGIESILVGGFAGLQTLTFATSINNGSFAQMVEQYPQLSHIKDLLIEQPAYLYLLGSLERIMALVLQIAFTMLVVYAVKQKKYIFLVYAILFHALVDFFAALYQTKMINIFVAEGITLLFAIGGFILIRKMKEKLVSVPE, via the coding sequence ATGCATAATATATATGTACATACATTAGAAAGCGGTGAAAGTATGGTTTCAAATACTGTAATTGCCAGCATCATATTTCAACTCATTGTTTCGATTCTGGTCCCAATTATTGTACTCGTTTATTTCCGTAAGAAATATAATATTAATTTGAAAATAGTTGGCGTTGGTGTCCTTATCTTTATCGGGTTTACCCAAATTCTCGAAACACCATTCCAATTATTCATGCGTGGTAATCCCACAACAGCTGAGTTTTTAAAGAACCCATTTATCTTTTCGATTTTCGGCGGACTAACTGCTGGTATTTTTGAAGAACTAGGTCGTTTCGTTGCCTTTTACTACTTACTGAAAAAATATCGAGATTATAAAGACGGTCTTGCGTACGGAATTGGGCACGGCGGTATTGAATCGATTTTAGTCGGCGGATTCGCTGGGCTTCAAACCCTTACCTTTGCAACATCTATTAACAATGGTAGCTTCGCTCAAATGGTTGAACAATACCCACAGTTGAGCCATATCAAGGACTTGTTAATAGAGCAACCTGCCTATTTATACTTACTTGGTAGCTTAGAAAGAATTATGGCACTCGTTCTGCAAATTGCTTTTACAATGCTTGTCGTATACGCAGTAAAACAAAAGAAATACATTTTCCTCGTATACGCTATACTATTCCACGCACTTGTAGACTTTTTCGCAGCACTTTACCAAACAAAAATGATTAACATCTTTGTAGCAGAAGGAATTACTCTTCTCTTCGCGATTGGTGGTTTCATTCTTATTCGTAAAATGAAAGAGAAATTAGTGAGTGTGCCGGAGTAA
- a CDS encoding TipAS antibiotic-recognition domain-containing protein, with protein sequence MTMRVKEVANLVGISVRTLHHYDEIGLLTPDETTESGYRLYSNENLETLQQILFFKELGFPLKKIKEIIMSPSFDRKEALQLHKKMLLEKRARLDKVIATINKTIQHTKGEIEMTNKEKFEGFDFSHNPYEEEARERWGDTAVDEANKTAKGMSTEKQEEFNNIYRKLATLRNGAPDSKEAQEAIGVWYDYLQNFGEYSLEAFKGLGQMYVADERFTKNIDKFGGGLAQFMCDAMEVYADRKK encoded by the coding sequence ATGACAATGAGGGTAAAAGAAGTAGCTAATTTAGTTGGAATTAGTGTGCGCACACTGCATCATTACGATGAAATTGGGTTGTTAACCCCAGATGAGACGACAGAGTCTGGATATCGTCTGTATTCCAATGAAAATTTAGAAACGTTGCAGCAAATTTTATTTTTTAAAGAGCTTGGCTTCCCTTTAAAGAAGATTAAGGAAATTATCATGAGTCCTTCATTCGACCGCAAAGAGGCATTACAGCTTCATAAGAAAATGCTTCTTGAAAAGCGAGCTAGATTGGATAAAGTGATAGCGACGATTAATAAAACCATTCAGCATACAAAAGGAGAGATTGAAATGACGAATAAAGAGAAATTTGAAGGATTCGATTTCAGCCATAACCCATATGAAGAAGAAGCACGTGAAAGATGGGGAGATACAGCTGTAGATGAAGCGAATAAAACAGCGAAGGGTATGTCTACAGAGAAACAGGAGGAGTTTAATAATATTTATAGAAAGCTAGCAACACTTCGAAATGGAGCACCTGATTCTAAAGAGGCGCAAGAAGCAATTGGAGTATGGTACGATTACTTGCAAAACTTTGGTGAATATTCATTAGAGGCCTTTAAGGGACTCGGTCAAATGTATGTTGCTGATGAGCGCTTTACGAAAAATATTGATAAGTTCGGCGGGGGATTAGCTCAGTTTATGTGTGATGCGATGGAGGTTTATGCGGATCGTAAGAAATAG
- a CDS encoding YhcN/YlaJ family sporulation lipoprotein, which yields MKKQIILSLLTLSLFAGCQSTNKAEMEREEGSRVLVSNKNDMYHTENTNTRLTRVGYSSKQKNDVSNKQVGTINREKVAEMITSMTVKLPDVTNAATLVTDDEVFVVYRANTTDPKLVTDQVYKTALSIVPRYYKAYVSTNQKLISQIQGLQSGSLNDKEYEQSLDMLKREMSDNPHLNNTGDQTLNDMIKK from the coding sequence GTGAAAAAGCAAATTATACTCTCTCTTCTCACTCTTTCCTTATTTGCAGGCTGCCAATCAACTAATAAAGCCGAAATGGAGCGTGAAGAAGGAAGTCGTGTTCTTGTTTCCAACAAAAACGACATGTATCATACGGAAAACACAAATACAAGACTCACGAGAGTCGGTTATTCTTCTAAACAGAAGAATGACGTATCTAACAAACAAGTAGGCACTATTAACCGTGAGAAAGTCGCAGAAATGATTACGAGCATGACAGTCAAACTTCCTGACGTCACCAATGCCGCTACACTCGTTACCGATGACGAAGTGTTCGTTGTATACCGTGCAAACACAACGGATCCGAAACTCGTAACAGATCAAGTATATAAAACAGCTTTGTCCATCGTCCCACGCTATTATAAAGCATATGTATCAACAAACCAAAAGTTGATTTCTCAAATTCAAGGTCTTCAATCAGGTAGCTTAAACGATAAAGAATATGAACAAAGTCTTGATATGTTAAAACGTGAAATGAGCGATAATCCTCATTTGAACAATACGGGGGATCAAACTTTAAATGATATGATAAAAAAATAA
- a CDS encoding YutD family protein, with protein sequence MEQKQEIHTTVSVNNVQYEVIKNFRDGFSEEAFKERYAEILNKYDYIVGDWGYEQLRLRGFFDDSNQRSTYDTKISTLSEYLYEYCNFGCAHFVLRKVKK encoded by the coding sequence ATGGAGCAAAAGCAAGAGATTCATACTACGGTGAGCGTTAATAATGTTCAGTACGAAGTAATTAAAAACTTTCGTGACGGTTTTAGTGAAGAAGCATTTAAAGAGCGTTATGCAGAAATTTTAAATAAATATGATTATATCGTTGGGGACTGGGGTTATGAGCAACTTAGATTGCGCGGTTTCTTTGATGATAGTAATCAACGTTCGACATATGATACGAAAATTAGTACTTTATCAGAGTATTTATACGAGTACTGTAACTTCGGTTGTGCACACTTCGTATTACGAAAAGTGAAGAAATAA
- a CDS encoding GNAT family N-acetyltransferase, producing MLTVRKGTIDLLNNLDVMYTACKELLLQNQIYQWDDSYPSREHISYHLKQGELYCLFEDDALVGAVVLNEWQSPEYELIDWSETDGRFLIVHSFVIHPLAQGKGYSKVLLSFWESEARQVGYKGIRLDCFTSNPVSLSLYEKNNYICRGAVYFSSKQPPHNWYNCYEKILLQL from the coding sequence ATGTTAACGGTGAGAAAAGGTACGATTGATTTATTGAATAACTTAGATGTAATGTATACAGCATGCAAAGAATTACTCTTACAAAACCAAATTTATCAATGGGATGATTCTTATCCGTCGCGAGAACATATTTCCTATCATTTAAAACAAGGTGAACTGTATTGCCTGTTTGAGGATGATGCACTCGTTGGTGCTGTCGTGTTAAACGAATGGCAATCTCCGGAATACGAACTAATTGATTGGTCAGAAACAGATGGACGATTTCTTATCGTCCACTCTTTTGTCATCCATCCCCTCGCGCAAGGAAAAGGATATAGTAAAGTACTATTATCCTTTTGGGAAAGCGAAGCAAGACAGGTGGGCTACAAAGGAATACGCCTAGATTGCTTTACAAGTAATCCCGTTTCATTAAGCCTATACGAAAAAAACAATTATATTTGCCGAGGTGCTGTTTACTTTTCAAGTAAACAGCCTCCTCATAATTGGTATAATTGTTATGAAAAAATCCTCTTACAATTGTAA
- a CDS encoding cytoplasmic protein, translating into MQKVQLSWSLYENKLSTIEKYCKNCRRTTLFTDTNIRRHNANGKNIYRFAIYKCPKDHTWNQKLHIYKSFTDHVETVNMTQQEQTETSTTISITQYKESGIAEITIVLDIVFGSHRIDKVLSTYISDWSRALIVEKIKNGYIQLNGQQMKPNKTLSEGDHISICL; encoded by the coding sequence ATGCAGAAAGTACAACTTTCTTGGAGTTTATATGAAAATAAGTTATCCACAATCGAAAAATATTGTAAAAATTGTAGGCGTACTACCCTTTTTACTGATACGAATATTCGCAGGCATAACGCAAACGGAAAAAATATATACCGGTTTGCAATTTATAAGTGTCCGAAAGATCATACGTGGAACCAAAAGCTTCACATTTATAAATCATTTACTGATCACGTTGAAACTGTCAATATGACTCAGCAAGAACAAACTGAAACAAGTACTACCATTTCCATTACACAATACAAAGAAAGTGGTATAGCCGAAATAACGATCGTATTAGACATCGTTTTTGGTTCCCACAGGATTGATAAAGTGTTATCCACATATATTTCAGATTGGAGCCGTGCACTCATTGTGGAGAAAATTAAAAATGGGTATATCCAACTAAATGGACAACAAATGAAACCAAACAAAACGCTTTCTGAAGGTGATCACATTTCAATTTGTTTGTAA